TTGCTTCTATTGTTTAGAAAGTCCATGTTGTATTTAGTCCCGGTATATAACTTTCCTGATAAACCTGCGTTAATATCTTCATCTCTTGAGTTAATTGTATTATCTGTGTATGCAGTGGAATTATTCTGGTTTGTGTTATCTCTGAGTTTATAAGTTGCATCAAAGGACGGCTCAAAATCTGAGCGAGCGATTTTTATATCAGATTCCTTTAATCTTGGCTCAATCTTTTTAATTTTGATTTCTGAATTATTCCTTAAGGCAAAGGCTATACAATCAACAAGTCCTATTTTTAAAACCTTTTTTGTATTAGCAGAGGCGATGAAATCCTCTTTTTTATAAGTAGGTATTTTATCTGTAGTTTCTGCCAAACAAATAACATACATAAATATGTTCAAGCATAGGGAAAAAAGCATAAAGAATAAGGCATATTTTTTATTCATCTTTTTACCCCGTTTAAGAAGACTTCCAACACTAAGGGTGCATTGCTCACAATTTCCTCTTTAGCTGGATTTCTGCCCTTTAACCAATACACAATGATATTATGGATAATACCTGTTAAAACATGCGCTAGCTTTTCCGCAGGATAGATTTTCTTGATACTATCTTTCTCCTGAGCTTCTTTAATAACACATATAAAGAGATCTAAGTGCTTTCTAAATTTATCTCTTTTATATACATCTATGTCTTGCATTACTTCTTTGAGACTGCTTTCTTCGTAGAAGTAAATCTTGAAAAAATCAACATTTTCTGCAACAAATTCAAGATTTGCGCTCACTAGCACCTTGATTTTTTTTATAGGGTCTCTAATTCTCTTTATTTTTTCGTTTATACGACTAAAAAGTTCATCAGTTTTACGTTCCAGCAGCGCAAGATATAAACTCTGCTTGTCCTTAAAGTAATTATAGAGTGTTCCTACTGCGTATTGTGCCTCGCTAGCGATATCGAGCATACTGCTGTTATAATAGCCTTTGGTTGCAAAAATTCTCTCTGCAGCACCTAGAATATCATTTTGTCTTAAGTTTTTGTCTCTTTCTTTTCTATCCATATGAATTTATATTCAATTAATGAGTTTATGTTCACAATATAAAATACAAATTCACTTTT
Above is a genomic segment from bacterium containing:
- a CDS encoding TetR/AcrR family transcriptional regulator, whose protein sequence is MDRKERDKNLRQNDILGAAERIFATKGYYNSSMLDIASEAQYAVGTLYNYFKDKQSLYLALLERKTDELFSRINEKIKRIRDPIKKIKVLVSANLEFVAENVDFFKIYFYEESSLKEVMQDIDVYKRDKFRKHLDLFICVIKEAQEKDSIKKIYPAEKLAHVLTGIIHNIIVYWLKGRNPAKEEIVSNAPLVLEVFLNGVKR